The Amphiura filiformis chromosome 6, Afil_fr2py, whole genome shotgun sequence genome segment gagaatttaatattttgcctatagcacAGAGAACAAGTGTAACAACTACATAATCATGATTTTAGGAGGTAAAATTGTGTGGTAGTCTGCTGGATAAGTGCATGGTTCAATACGCCTTTCCGCTGTAATTTTTGGACAAGCGGATAAACACTTATTTCGAATGCTGGCTGCGGTTGGAATATGGTATAGGTGTGTGTCCgtactttttcaaaattgttgttaTTTGGTTTTAACCACATGTAAACTTTGTGTTTTCCCTCAGAAAGGCGCAGTGCCTGAAGACTACGGTAGATATAACCCTGAACACAAGCATATCTATAGGTTTATAAGGATGTTATTTAATGCAGCCCAACTCACCGCAGAATGTGCTATAGTAACTCTGGTAAGTGGACATAGAGTCTGTTTCTAATTATGTGTTGACAATGTGTATGATAGATGGATAAAAGTTGTGTAATTGCACAATAGAGACAAGCTAAGCAGTGCTTCATCATTATTAGAAGATATGTTACTTAAAAGATACGTGTGCCATTgttgtttgtatttgtattttgtttcaaattgtttgGCTTTGACTTGATCTGCATGATGTGACCATATTGGCTATTGTTACACCTTTAGAGAGCAAAATAAAAgtttgatgacgtcctataaacgaataTCCTTTTGTTATGCGGAGTGGTCAAAAAGTCGGATTACGTTGTGAAAAATAGATCAAATATggtaaaagttgatattttgggTTTGAATTTGTAGCATTTCACACTTACATTAGAGGGAGGGTGGGAAGGGTTAGCCTCCTCAAGAAAAGATGCTCGTTGACACAAGACGTCATCAAATTTTGGTTTGCTCCCTTACCTGTTAGCTTGTGTATTTTCTTGCATCACAAACAGACATCtatatcacactcacacacatgATGCAGATCTCTTCCTCCTTTTCATTCCCAAAAGCTTTATGTTCTCTAAGATAATGTAACCTGTTGTGATTATTAATATCTTTGACAGGTGTACTTAGAAAGATTACTTACATATGCTGAAATCGACATAACCCCATCAAATTGGAAAAGAATGGTGCTTGGAGCAATATTATTGGCTTCCAAAGTGTGGGATGACCAGGCTGTCTGGAATGTAGATTACTGCCAGATACTCAAGGATCTTACCGTAGAAGACATGTAAGCTTtaacaaatttataattgatacaaaaataaatataaatgtaacTTGAGTTCTAATGGTCAACACACATTCCAAATTGGTATTGATAATGGGTGGGGCAGGTGTGCTTtttaattaaagtttatttggccAGTCTCGTTTTGCACCTCTTCTGCCACAGGTAGGGTTAAGGTGGTTGGGTATGTATTTTCTGTAGAGCACGGAAATATAGTGATTTGGAGCAACTTGATATGGGAAAGACTGACTGGGCCACCCCACTCAGCCAGTTCTCCACAGGGGAACCAACTTACAtgtgttactttgatgacagacagaacagactTAACATTTAGAAAATGTCACCTtcgactaattccctaaggaacttaaaGCAAAAGTGGGATGACATTTTCAATATCTCAAGCTAGAATATATCAAGGCTAACACAGCCTCTTTTGACTATTTCATTACAGGAATGAGCTAGAGCGCCAGTTTTTGGAAATGCTGCAGTTCAATATCAACGTTCCCTCCAGTGTATATGCTAAATATTACTTTGATCTGCGAGCTCTTGCCGATGCTAAAGATTTGTCGTTTCCATTAGAACCACTCAGTAAAGAAAGAGCACAAAAACTTGAGGTACGTTTCCAGTATTTGAATATAGCTTGTGAGTTGTAAACACACAGGACAAGTTGTTGCATGGCAGTTTCATGCTTGTAATGTTATAAATTTGAGCCTTTTAAGTACATCTTTCCTGAGGGCACTTATCAGCAGTGCATGAATGGTTGTACCCTTCAGTGCATGAATGGTTGTACCCTTGGCAAGATAGTTTTCACATAGCTGAGTGAGTTTAAAAGTTGTGAATCgtagcaaattgataaaaaaatagtTGTGTGTCAGTCCTATAGTTTCACATATCTGTCTCTATATTTTCTTTTCTCTTATGATAAAATATGATCTTTGACTGCATGAAGTGGCAGTGCCACAGGAAGGGCATTCCCTCAATTTTTCTTTCCCTGTGTTCGACAAAAAAATTACTGAATATCCATTATTTGGGACATAATCACCCAATTTTTGTGAAAGCTTGtgatttttcaacccaaaaatattttcacttcagccccccccccccaaaaaaaaaatctgatgccACCACAGACTGCATGCTTCATGACTCTAGAGATTTGATGTTTCTTCCAAGCCttaaaatgtgcatatttttgtTCCTAATTTGTACATGATATTATTTGttaaaacaacaacagcaaaactTGAGTTGGTCCCAATAATATAAATCTTCTCATTTTGTGCGTGTATCAAATTACTTGGGAAAGAGTTATGAATTATGAAAGCTGTATTGTTATGACCTTAACTGCTCAATCTTTTCTAAGTCTTCTATTTCATTGTCCTGTGTATGCTCGGTTTAAATTCTCTTATTAATAGATTAAACAGTGTTTCTCTTTACCTCTTCATTAAGAATGTTACAATCTGATGgtgtttttcatttcatttctgtTGAACAGGCAATCACAAGAATATGTGAGGAAAAGGCACAGGATGCAACTCTATCAGAATTAAAACGAACAGCAAGTATGGATGGCATTCACTTAGTTCCTAGATACAGTGCAGCTATCATATCATGACCAAGGACTCAATGATTATATGCAAGACACAAGGACAGAGTTGAGTAGAACAGTCCCACAGATAGAGGCAATGCAAATGACATTTTTCTTCATGTGAAATGTGATTTAAGGTGACAGTTTTTGCTTATGGATATGCAAGAAACCTTAAAATGAGCTCTCCGGGTATGATAAGGCACTTGGTGTTAATGTCAATTATATTGCCTGTTACTCTTATTCAAGAGCTACACTTTAATCATGACCAAGAACTGAGCATAGTGCGTACTGAGGAGAGAAAAGAGTGGAACAGAACAGcataaatgtgtacatccatatcaaaacgatgcacttgttggctgctacatgtgtctccttttacataatagctaggaataaataccagactcatctcaaatgaaggtctcttcaaaacatttccaTGGTTTAGGGATGTCCTTTgtatattcctaaaccatgtgacttgggcatgatttgaagtgaccttcatttgagatgagtctggtatttgttcctaacaattgtgtaaaaagagacacaagtAGCAGCCAATAAGTGAATCCTTTTGATACGGATGTACAAAAAATATAAAGGACTTAGTAA includes the following:
- the LOC140155037 gene encoding cyclin-Y-like — its product is MCVDSAIAWVHHLICNMGNSTSCGCFSCKSPSERSRLPVPDSDSRKGTYARADGSLTGIEEGGLTASLQHIMDREHFVEEDSQDPSLHPGTSTLFLSKSQIFNESLQDSSHRHHSSHHHKHNAHLNHSRSSRMSRSSSCSTIFLDDSTVTQPNLKNTIKCVAMAIYYHIKNRESDRQMDIFDEKTHPLTKGAVPEDYGRYNPEHKHIYRFIRMLFNAAQLTAECAIVTLVYLERLLTYAEIDITPSNWKRMVLGAILLASKVWDDQAVWNVDYCQILKDLTVEDMNELERQFLEMLQFNINVPSSVYAKYYFDLRALADAKDLSFPLEPLSKERAQKLEAITRICEEKAQDATLSELKRTASMDGIHLVPRYSAAIIS